The proteins below come from a single Parageobacillus toebii NBRC 107807 genomic window:
- the pruA gene encoding L-glutamate gamma-semialdehyde dehydrogenase, protein MVQPYKHEPLTDFTVEANRKAFEEALKKVEAELGKDYPLIIGGERVTTDEKIVSINPANKTEVIGRVSKANKELAEKAMKVADEAFKWWSKTKPEARADILFRAAAIVRRRKHEFSALMVKEAGKPWKEADADTAEAIDFMEYYARQMLKLKDGIPVESRPGETNRFFYIPLGVGVVISPWNFPFAIMAGTTVASLVTGNTVLLKPASATPVVAYKFAEVLEEAGLPAGVLNYIPGSGAEVGDYLVDHPRTRFISFTGSRDVGIRIYERAAKVHPGQIWLKRVIAEMGGKDGIVVDKEADLELAAQSIVASAFGFSGQKCSACSRAIIVEDVYDQVLNRVVELTKQLKVGDPAEQSTFMGPVIDQSAYNKIMEYIEIGKKEGRLMTGGEGDDSKGFFIQPTVFADVDPNARIMQEEIFGPVVAFTKAKDFDHALEIANNTEYGLTGAVISRNRANLEKAREEFHVGNLYFNRGCTGAIVGYQPFGGFNMSGTDSKAGGPDYLILHMQAKTVSEMF, encoded by the coding sequence ATGGTACAACCTTATAAGCATGAACCACTTACAGACTTTACCGTAGAAGCGAATCGAAAAGCGTTTGAAGAGGCGTTGAAAAAAGTCGAGGCGGAACTTGGCAAAGACTATCCTTTAATTATTGGCGGTGAACGGGTTACAACCGACGAGAAAATCGTTTCAATTAACCCTGCGAATAAGACAGAAGTAATCGGCCGTGTGTCGAAAGCGAATAAAGAACTTGCGGAAAAAGCGATGAAAGTTGCCGATGAAGCGTTTAAATGGTGGAGCAAAACAAAACCGGAGGCGCGTGCAGATATTTTATTCCGCGCTGCTGCGATTGTGCGCCGCCGCAAACATGAATTTTCGGCATTGATGGTAAAAGAAGCGGGTAAACCGTGGAAAGAAGCGGATGCGGATACGGCGGAAGCGATTGACTTTATGGAATATTACGCTCGCCAAATGTTGAAATTAAAAGACGGCATTCCAGTAGAAAGCCGCCCGGGCGAAACAAACCGTTTCTTCTATATTCCGCTTGGCGTCGGCGTTGTCATTTCGCCGTGGAACTTCCCGTTTGCGATTATGGCTGGTACGACCGTCGCATCGCTTGTTACCGGCAATACGGTACTGCTCAAGCCAGCGAGCGCTACCCCAGTAGTTGCTTACAAATTCGCAGAAGTATTGGAAGAAGCAGGGCTTCCTGCGGGAGTATTAAACTACATTCCAGGAAGCGGTGCGGAAGTTGGCGATTACTTAGTAGACCATCCGCGCACTCGCTTTATTAGCTTCACTGGTTCCCGCGATGTCGGCATCCGCATTTATGAGCGTGCGGCGAAAGTGCATCCAGGCCAAATTTGGCTCAAACGCGTTATCGCCGAAATGGGCGGTAAAGATGGTATTGTTGTCGACAAAGAAGCGGATTTAGAATTAGCGGCACAATCGATTGTCGCATCTGCGTTTGGTTTCTCCGGCCAAAAATGTTCGGCTTGCTCGCGCGCCATTATCGTCGAAGATGTGTATGATCAAGTATTAAATCGCGTTGTGGAGTTGACAAAGCAATTAAAAGTCGGCGATCCAGCGGAACAAAGCACATTTATGGGTCCAGTCATCGACCAATCGGCATACAACAAAATTATGGAATATATCGAAATCGGCAAAAAAGAAGGACGTCTCATGACAGGCGGCGAAGGGGACGATTCCAAAGGCTTCTTCATTCAACCAACCGTATTTGCTGATGTCGATCCAAATGCTCGCATCATGCAAGAAGAAATTTTTGGTCCAGTTGTCGCGTTTACGAAAGCGAAAGATTTCGATCATGCGCTTGAAATTGCCAACAACACCGAATACGGCTTAACTGGCGCCGTCATCTCCCGCAATCGCGCCAACCTTGAAAAAGCGCGCGAAGAATTCCATGTCGGCAACCTTTACTTCAACCGCGGCTGCACAGGCGCCATCGTTGGATACCAACCGTTCGGCGGCTTCAACATGTCCGGCACCGACTCGAAAGCGGGCGGCCCTGACTACTTAATTCTTCATATGCAAGCAAAAACAGTATCGGAAATGTTTTAA